Below is a genomic region from Prolixibacteraceae bacterium.
CCGATATTGGGAATATACATGATGTTGAGGTAATCCGAAAAGATAAGGTTACCACTCACATAAGCTAATACAGCAAACGTCACACCACTGATGGCGGAAGTTCCCGTGGCCAATCCATCTAGTCCATCCGTTAAGTTGGCCCCATTGGATACCCCCGTGATAATAAATATAATCACCAAAAAGTATAAGGCCCATCCTGCCAACTGTTTGTATTTTCCCATAAATGAGAAGAATGAGCTATAGTCCAACACATGGTTCTTAATAAATGGAATCGTTGTCTTAGTCGACTTTACATCTACCGTCTTGTTTACCACCTTTTGTAAACCTGTATGTTGATCAATAACGATCTCTTTTTTTACTTGACCATCTGAATCTAAAACCTTCTCTCTAACCACTACATCTTTAGAGATGTAAAGGGTGGCGGCTACAATCAAACCCAAAGAGACCTGACCTACAATCTTAAATTTACCTGCCAATCCATCTTTGTTCTTACGGAACACTTTGATATAGTCGTCCACAAAACCGATAGCACCTAACCAAACCGTAGTGATCAACATCAACAGGATATAAGTGTTGGTTAAGTCTGCAAAAAGTAGCGTCGGAACAACAATAGATAGAAGGATAATTACTCCTCCCATGGTAGGCGTTCCTTTTTTCTCCATCTGTCCTTGGAGCCCAAGATCACGGATCTCTTCTCCAATCTGCTGTCGTTGAAGAAGTCCTATGATCTTCTTTCCAAAGATCAATGAGATAAGTAGTGCGGTGATTACAGCCAACGAAGAACGGAAAGAAATGTATTGAAACATTCCTGCCCCTGGAAAGTCGTATTGGTTTAAGAATTCAAATAAGTGGTAAAACATATTAGATCAGTAATTTTAAGCGTTTAATTCATTTTCTACAATTTGATGATCGTCAAAAGGGTACTTCTTGCCCTCTATCTCTTGATAATCCTCATGCCCCTTGCCTGCAACCAAAACAATATCCTGAGGCGATGACAAGGCAATCGCAGTTCGGATGGCTTCAGCTCTATTGGTAATAGAGAGCACTCTGGAAGTATATGCCGCAGAAACACCCTCCTTCATATCCTTAATGATCATCTCAGGATCTTCAAAACGTGGATTGTCCGACGTAAGAATAACCCTGTCGCTATACTGCGTTGCTATCTTTGCCATCAATGGACGTTTGGTGGTATCTCTATTACCACCACAACCAACCACGGTGATCACCTGTTCATTACGTGTGCGAATCTCATCGATAGTCTTCAACACATTCTCTAAGGCATCAGGCGTATGGGCATAATCAATAATAGCTACCTTCCCATCTTTCGAGTGGAGTGTCTCCAAACGTCCATTGATTGGTTGTAATTGTGAAATGGCTGCAATAACCTCCGTCGACGATTCGCCCGATAGTACTGCCGCACCATAAACAGCCAGTAGATTACTGACATTGAATTTCCCAACAAAAGGGGTCCATATCTCATTGCGGTCTAGCAACAACTGCATACCCGTAAGGTCCTGTTCAATGACACTGGCCTTATAGGTCGCCTGTGCACGTACACTATAGCTATAGGCTTTGGCATCGCAATTCTGAAGCATCACCTCTCCATTCTTGTCATCCCTATTGGTCAGGGCAAATGCCTGAGGTTTCAAATCATCGAAAAACTTCTTCTTTACGGCGATATAATTCTTAAATGTCTTGTGGTAGTCCAAGTGATCATGGGTGATATTAGTGAAAATAGCACCATCAAAATCGATACCTGCAATACGATGTTGATCGATAGCATGGGAGCTGACCTCCATAAAACAGTGGCTACAACCATCTTCTACCATTTTAGCTAGCCATCCTTGTAGGCTGATTGGATCTGGTGTAGTGTGGGTCGAAGGGTAGTGGTGACTCCCTATGCGATTCTCAATGGTCGATAGAAGCCCTACATAATACCCCATCTTACTGAATAGATCATGTAAAAGCGTTGCAATGGTCGTTTTTCCATTGGTACCCGTAACACCAATCATCTTCAACTGTTGCGATGGTGCTCCATAAAAACAGGATGCCAACAACCCAACTGCTGCCATACTATGGGATACTCTTATCCAAACCACACGAGGATCAACCTCTTCTGGTATCACTTCACATACGATAGCGGTAGCTCCGCTCTCAATAGCGGTAGCAATATATTGATGACCGTCCACTACGGTTCCTTTGACTGCGATAAACATCGATCCTTGAGCTACGGCTCTTGAATCTTGTGTCAACTGCTCAATATGAATAACCGAAGGATCTCCGATAACCTCTTGAACAGCGATACTATCAATGAGTGTACTTAATTTCTTCGTCATAGCAATTTAATATAATTGGAGGTATACATGCCCTCCATCCTTTAGTTTAGTTCCAGCTTTCACAGACTGCTTGATAACATGTCCTTTACCCGAAAGGTGAACATGATATCCACGATTCTCAAGCAAGAACATGGCATCCGATGCACTCATCCCTTTGACATCAGGAACAATATGTTTTTTGATACGCTCATTATATGAACGCGTCTTGCCATCTTTGTTCTCCACCCTAACCAAAGAGGTGGTGGCTTTCAGTAAGGTGTCTACCTCAAGGAAACCATAAACACTCTTTATATCATCTAAGAATCCATGATATTTGGGTGCACCGACTTTACGCAGTGGTGCCGTAACCACTTCATCTTTCTGATGTATATTCACATCATATGAATAGAGCATATCTGCAATCTCTCTGAAAACAGGACCTGCAATCTGCCCTCCATAATAACCATGAAACTTAGGGTTCGCAATCACAACGATACAGGAGTATCGAGGGTGGTCTGAAGGAAAATAACCTACAAAAGAGGCATAATATGCACTCGAAACATACCCCTTATCTTTGACCGCAATCTGTGCCGTTCCTGTCTTCCCTGAGAAGTGATATTTAGATGTCTTCAACCTACGGGCTGTTCCATGCTCTACCACCTCTTCTAATATTTTTTGAATCTCCGTGATGGTCTTTTGGCTTCCGATAGA
It encodes:
- the mraY gene encoding phospho-N-acetylmuramoyl-pentapeptide-transferase; amino-acid sequence: MFYHLFEFLNQYDFPGAGMFQYISFRSSLAVITALLISLIFGKKIIGLLQRQQIGEEIRDLGLQGQMEKKGTPTMGGVIILLSIVVPTLLFADLTNTYILLMLITTVWLGAIGFVDDYIKVFRKNKDGLAGKFKIVGQVSLGLIVAATLYISKDVVVREKVLDSDGQVKKEIVIDQHTGLQKVVNKTVDVKSTKTTIPFIKNHVLDYSSFFSFMGKYKQLAGWALYFLVIIFIITGVSNGANLTDGLDGLATGTSAISGVTFAVLAYVSGNLIFSDYLNIMYIPNIGELTIFISAFIGATIGFLWFNSYPAQVFMGDTGSLSLGGIIAVFAIIIRKELLLPFACGIFMIESLSVMIQVYYFKRTKKKYGEGRRIFLMSPLHHHYQKKEMPESKIVTRFWIVAIILAISTIVTLKVR
- a CDS encoding UDP-N-acetylmuramoyl-L-alanyl-D-glutamate--2,6-diaminopimelate ligase, with product MTKKLSTLIDSIAVQEVIGDPSVIHIEQLTQDSRAVAQGSMFIAVKGTVVDGHQYIATAIESGATAIVCEVIPEEVDPRVVWIRVSHSMAAVGLLASCFYGAPSQQLKMIGVTGTNGKTTIATLLHDLFSKMGYYVGLLSTIENRIGSHHYPSTHTTPDPISLQGWLAKMVEDGCSHCFMEVSSHAIDQHRIAGIDFDGAIFTNITHDHLDYHKTFKNYIAVKKKFFDDLKPQAFALTNRDDKNGEVMLQNCDAKAYSYSVRAQATYKASVIEQDLTGMQLLLDRNEIWTPFVGKFNVSNLLAVYGAAVLSGESSTEVIAAISQLQPINGRLETLHSKDGKVAIIDYAHTPDALENVLKTIDEIRTRNEQVITVVGCGGNRDTTKRPLMAKIATQYSDRVILTSDNPRFEDPEMIIKDMKEGVSAAYTSRVLSITNRAEAIRTAIALSSPQDIVLVAGKGHEDYQEIEGKKYPFDDHQIVENELNA